GACGGCGCCGCCACGATGGACTGGATGGAGCAAGAGCAAGAGCGTGGCATCACGATCACGTCCGCTGCCACCACCTGCTTCTGGAAGGGCATGGCCGGCAAGTTCGACGAACACCGCATCAACATCATCGACACCCCTGGCCACGTGGACTTCACCATTGAAGTCGAGCGCTCGATGCGCGTGCTGGACGGCGCTGTCATGGTGTACGACGCCGTCGGCGGCGTGCAGCCCCAGTCGGAAACCGTCTGGCGCCAGGCCAACAAGTACAAGGTGCCCCGTCTCGCGTTCGTCAACAAGATGGACCGCACCGGCGCCGACTTCCTGCGCGTGCGCCAGATGATGGTGGACCGCCTGAAGGCCAACCCCGTCGTGATCCAGATCCCGATCGGTGCCGAAGAGCACTTCCAGGGCATCGTCGACCTCGTGAAGATGAAGGCGATCATCTGGGACGAAGACAAGGGCGTGACGTTCCAGTACGGCGAGATTCCCGCCAACCTGACCGACGTCTGCAACGAATACCGCGAAAAGCTCGTCGAAGCGGCTGCCGAAGCCAGCGAAGAGCTGATGAACAAGTACCTCGAAGGCGGCGAGCTGAGCGAGGAAGAAATCAAGAAGGCCATTCGCCAGCGCACCATCGCCGGCGAAATCCAGCCGATGCTGTGCGGCTCGGCCTTCAAGAACAAGGGCGTGCAAGCCATGCTCGACGCCGTCGTCGAATACATGCCCGCGCCGACCGACATTCCCCCGGTCAACGGCCTGGACGAAGACGAGGCGCCTGTCATCCGCAAGGCTGACGACAACGAGAAGTTCTCGGCCCTGGCATTCAAGCTGATGACCGACCCGTTCGTGGGCCAGTTGACCTTCGTGCGCGTCTACTCCGGCGTGCTGACCAAGGGCGACAGCGTCTACAACCCGGTTCGCGGCAAGAAGGAACGTATCGGCCGTATCGTGCAGATGCACGCCAACAACCGCGAAGAAGTCAACGAAATCCGCGCCGGCGACATCGCTGCCTGCGTGGGCCTGAAGGAAGTCACCACGGGCGAAACCCTGTGCGACCCGACGGCGATCGTGACGCTCGAGCGCATGGTGTTCCCGGAATCGGTGATCTCGCAGGCCGTCGAGCCGAAGACCAAGGCCGACCAGGAAAAGATGGGCATCGCCCTGCAACGCCTGGCTCAGGAAGACCCCTCGTTCCGCGTCAAGACCGACGAAGAATCGGGCCAGACCATCATCGCCGGCATGGGCGAGCTCCACCTTGAAATCATCGTGGACCGCATGAAGCGCGAATTCGGCGTGGAAGCCAACGTGGGCAAGCCGCAAGTGGCTTACCGCGAAACGATCCGCAAGACCGTCGAAGACGCCGAAGGCAAGTTCGTTCGCCAGTCGGGCGGCAAGGGCCAGTACGGTCACGTCATCCTGAAGCTCGAGCCGCAAGAGGCTGGCAAGGGCTTCGAATTCGTCGACGCCATCAAGGGCGGTGTGGTTCCTCGCGAATACATTCCCGCGGTGGAAAAGGGCGTTGTGGAAGCGCTGACGCAAGGCGTGCTGGCGGGCTACCCCGTCGTGGACGTCAAGGTCACGCTGCACTTCGGCTCGTACCACGACGTGGACTCGAACGAAATGGCGTTCAAGATGGCCGCAATCTTCGGCTTCAAGGAAGGCGCCCGCAAGGCCAGCCCCGTGATCCTCGAGCCGATGATGGCCGTGGAAGTCGAAACGCCTGAAGACTACGCCGGCAACGTGATGGGCGACCTGTCGTCCCGCCGCGGCATGGTGCAGGGCATGGACGACATGGTCGGTGGCGGCAAGGCCATCAAGGCTGAAGTGCCGCTGTCGGAAATGTTCGGCTACTCGACCACGCTGCGCTCGATGTCGCAAGGCCGCGCGACGTACACGATGGAGTTCAAGCACTACGCTGAAGCCCCCCGTAACGTCGCCGAAGCCATCGTGGCCGCTCGCGCCAAGTAAGTATTCAATTTCGAATCTGTCTGCGACCGTGTGCCCCTCGCTGCCCGTGGCGAGGGAACCAGCAATGCGGTGCAGACATAAAACCCAATCACGGGCACTGCTCTTTCAAGGATTGAAAAATGGCAAAAGGTAAATTCACCCGCACCAAGCCGCACGTGAACGTGGGCACGATCGGTCACGTTGACCACGGCAAGACGACGCTGACGGCTGCGATCGCAACGGTTCTGTCGGCCAAGTTCGGCGGCGAAGCCAAGGCCTACGACCAGATCGACGCTGCGCCTGAAGAAAAGGCCCGCGGCATCACGATCAACACCGCGCACGTCGAGTACGAAACGGCCAATCGCCACTACGCACACGTCGACTGCCCCGGCCACGCCGACTACGTGAAGAACATGATCACCGGCGCCGCTCAAATGGACGGCGCCATTTTGGTGTGCTCGGCCGCTGACGGCCCGATGCCCCAGACCCGTGAACACATCCTGCTGGCTCGCCAGGTGGGCGTGGGCTACATCATCGTGTTCCTGAACAAGTGCGACATGGTCGACGACAAGGAACTGCTTGAACTGGTCGAAATGGAAGTTCGCGAACTCCTCGACAAGTACGAGTTCCCCGGCGACGACACCCCGATCATCCACGGCTCGGCCAAGCTCGCCCTGGAAGGCGACAAGGGCGAACTGGGTGAAGGCGCCATCATGAAGCTGGCCGAAGCCCTGGACACGTACATCCCGACGCCCGAGCGCGCCGTGGACGGCACGTTCCTGATGCCCGTGGAAGACGTGTTCTCGATCTCGGGTCGCGGCACCGTGGTGACCGGCGCTGTCGAGCGCGGCGTGATCAAGGTTGGTGAAGAAATCGAAATCGTGGGCATCCGCCCGACGGTCAAGACCACCTGCACCGGCGTGGAAATGTTCCGCAAGCTGCTGGACCAGGGTCAGGCTGGCGACAACGTCGGCGTGCTGCTGCGCGGCACGAAGCGCGAAGAAGTCGAGCGCGGCCAAGTGCTGTGCAAGCCCGGCTCGATCAAGCCGCACACGCACTTCACCGCCGAGGTGTACGTTCTGTCGAAGGACGAAGGCGGCCGTCACACGCCGTTCTTCAACAACTACCGTCCGCAGTTCTACTTCCGCACGACGGACGTGACCGGCGCGATCGAGCTGCCCAAGGACAAGGAAATGGTCATGCCTGGCGACAACGTCAGCATCACCGTCAAGCTGATCAACCCGATCGCGATGGAAGAAGGCCTGCGCTTCGCCATCCGTGAAGGCGGCCGTACCGTGGGTTCGGGCGTCGTGGCCAAGATCCTCGATATCTAAGCCGGACGCAAAGGAATCACCATGGCTACCAAGCAAAAAATCCGCATCCGCCTGAAGGCATTCGACTACAAGCTGATCGACCAGTCGGCAGCCGAAATCGTCGACACCGCCAAGCGCACCGGCGCGATCGTCAAGGGCCCCGTGCCCCTGCCGACCCGCATGAAGCGTTTCGACATCCTGCGTTCGCCGCACGTCAACAAGACGTCGCGCGACCAGCTGGAAATCCGCACGCACCAGCGCCTGATGGACATCGTCGACCCGACCGACAAGACCGTGGACGCGCTGATGAAGCTCGACCTGCCGGCCGGCGTGGACGTCGAGATCAAGCTGCAGTAATCCGTTCGACCTCGCGTCGCGGTTATTTGTGAAGCCCGCCTGCAGAAATGCAGGCGGGCTTTGTGCTTTATGTCACGCAGATGTGGCATCCTCGCCGGACGACAGCCTCCCTCCATCGAGGCGTCGGACAGCTGAAACGAGGGCAGCACAGCTATGAGACAAAGTATCTCTTTTGCGTCGGGTTTGATGGCTTGCATTGCGGCGGTGTTGTTGACCGCATGTGGCGGCGGTGGGGGAGGTGGCGGTGGTGGCATTCCCCTGTTGCCTGTGGCCTCGTCGACAACGGGAAATGGCGATGGTGGTTCTTCTCTGCCGGTATTCCCGGCGGGGACGGTGGCTGTACTGAGCGGGACTGCCAGTTATGAGTCGGTGCCAAATCCCAGCGGCCGCTTGGTGTATGCCGACACCGCTATCAAGCCAGTGCGCAGGGCTTATGTCGAAGTGCTCGATGCCACCAGTGGCACCCAGTTGGCCATCACCTCCACTGACGACAACGGCGCTTATTCGGCGAGTGTTCCGATGAACACGAGTGTCATCGTCCGGGTGCGTGCCCAGCTCCTCCGCACCGGTGTGCTTCCGAGTTGGGACGTCACCGTGCGCGACAACACCCAGTCGAGCGCGATCTACTCCATGCAGTCGTCGGTGTTCTCCACCGGCGTCGCGGCGCTCACGCGTGACCTGCGCGCTGGCAGCGGGTGGGGCGGGTCGAGCTACACCAGCCAGCGCGTGTCCGGGCCATTCGCTGTGATGGACACGATCTACACCGCGATGCAGAAGGTGCTGTCGGTGGCTCCGGCGACGGCGTTTCCGTCGCTGAAGGTGTTCTGGAGTGTCAACAACACGAACTCCGGCGGCAGCATCGCGCTGGGCCAGATCGGCACTACGTTCTTCATCGGCAGGAGTTCGGGTGCCGAGATCTACGTGCTTGGCAAGGAAGATGTGGACACCGACGAATTCGACGCGCCGGTGATCGCGCACGAATGGGGCCACTATTACCAGGCCTCCTTCAGCCGCGACGATTCGCCGGGCGGCGCGCATTCCACGAGCGAACTCATCGACCGCCGGCTCGCCTTCTCCGAAGGATGGGGTAACGGCTGGTCGGGCATCGCGCTGGGTCGTAGCAACTATGTCGATTCGGGTGGACCCGGCCAGGCCCAGGGCGGCAGCCTCGATCTCACGCAGGGGCCGGCGACCAACCGAGGGTGGTTCCGTGAATCCTCGATCCAGTCGATCTTCTGGAACCTGAACCAGCAGGTCGGTTTCAAGCCGATCCACGACACGATGACGGGGGCGCCGTTCAGGAGCGGCGCGCCGGTCACCTCAATCCATCCGTTCGCCGTGGCATTCAACGCGACAGCGCAGGGCAGTGCATCCACGCTGGCCTCGCTGCTCGCAGGGCAGAGCATCACGGTCAATGATGCCTACGGCGCGGGGGAGGGCAATGATGGCGGCGTGTCGATCGCGCTGCCGATGTACAAGCAGGCGGTGGTCGGTACGGCCACTTCGGCCTGTGTGACGAACGCTGCGGATCCTCAGCGTGACGGAAACAAGCTCGGAAGCTTCGCGTACCTGCGTTTCACGGCGCCCGCCAACCGTGGCTACCAGTTCACGATCTCCCCACCGGGGGGCGCTAATCCCAACTACGCAATCTATCGAGGTGGCGTGGTGAGCCGAAATACCAGTTCGGTCAACCTGTCGGCTGGCGACTATGTGCTGGTTGTCAACGATCTCAACAACTCCGCCGCCAGCACCTGCTTCGGCGTGATCATTCAGTAGCAGCGAGGAAGGCCGCCATGAACCTCCGTTCCAACTCGACGATTGCCGCCATGGCATGCCTGGCGCTAGCTGCCGCGTCGGCGCCAGTCTTCGCAGATGGCGTGCCGGCGCCCCGCACCGCAAAGCACTCCGCTTCGTCCCGCAATGCTGCGCCCATGACGGTCGCGGCGCGCAAGCCCAACGATTCAGGCGTCGTGATCCAGTTCAGGGTGGAGGGTACGGCCCAGGTCGGCCGGCCGGTTTCTGTCGTTCTGCAGTTCGACGGCGTGAGCGATCCGGCAGGTGCCACCGCACGCCTGACGACCGATGCCGGCCTGACCCTGACCACAAGCAGCAGCCTGGCCCTTCCCGCCGGCCAGCGTACGACCGCCACCGCCACGGTGACGAGCGACCGCGAAGGTCTCGCCTATCTGAACGTCTTTGTTACGCAGAACGGCGCCATGAGCATCGTCGCCATCCCCGTGCAGACCGGCTCGGCCGCCCCGGCCATGAAGGCTGCAGGCGAGATGAAGTCGTCCGCGGAAGGCGAAAAAATCATCTCGCTGCCGGCCAAAGAGCCGAAATAAGCCGCGAAAGACCCCGGAAACGGGGCTTCGGCGCCCTCAAAACGGCCACAACTGCAGTGCTTGCGCGGAGCCCGCATCGCGGGCTATAATCGCTGGCTCTGCCCTTGCTGCGTCCGCATGGGTGTCGTTCTGGCAGAGATTTATCAACCTTCTTGCGCTGTTCGGGGAAGCCCGGCAAACGCTGTCGCCAATTGAAGTGGCAGCGGCGTAGGGAGTTTCCATTTTTGGAGAAAACAAATGAGTCTGAGCAACTCCCTCGGGTTGCTGGGCCGCAAGGTGGGGATGATGCGTCTCTTCACCGATGACGGGGACGCAGTTCCTGTCACGGTGGTGGATGTGTCCAACAACCGTGTGACCCAGATCAAGTCCCAAGAGACCGATGGCTACGTCGCCCTGCAGGTGACGTTCGGTTCGCGCAAAGCATCGCGCGTGACCAAGCCCGAAGCCGGCCACCTCGCCAAGGCGGGTGTCGAAGCAGGCGAAATCATCCAGGAATTCCGCGTTACCGCCGATACCGCTGGTCAGCACAAGGCTGGCGGCGTGATCGCAGTGACGAGCGTCTTCTCCGTGGGCCAGAAGGTGGACGTGCAAGGCACTTCCATCGGCAAGGGCTACGCTGGCACGATCAAGCGTCACAACATGAGCTCGCAACGCGCGTCGCACGGTAACAGCCGTTCGCACAACGTTCCCGGCTCGATCGGTATGGCACAAGACCCCGGTCGCGTGTTCCCCGGCAAGCGCATGACGGGCCACCTCGGCGACGTCACCCGCACGACGCAAAACCTCGACGTGTTCCGCATCGACGAAGCACGTCAACTGCTGCTCATCAAGGGCGCGATTCCGGGTTCGAAGGGTGGCTTCGTCACCGTGCGTCCCGCCGTCAAGGCCAAGCCGCAAGCGGCCCAAGGAGCGAAGTAATGGAACTCGAACTCCTGAACGAACAAGGCCAGGCCGCGTCGAAGTACGACGCCCCCGAGACCGTGTTCGGCCGTGACTACAACGAAGACCTGGTTCACCAGATCGTCGTTGCATTCCAGGCCAACGCACGCCAAGGCACGCGCGCCCAGAAGGACCGCGAACAGGTCAAGCACTCGACCAAGAAGCCTTTCAAGCAAAAGGGAACGGGCCGCGCCCGTGCCGGTATGACGTCCTCGCCGCTGTGGCGCGGGGGTGGCCGGATTTTCCCGAACATGCCTGACGAAAACTTCTCGCAGAAGATCAACAAGAAGATGTATCGCGCCGGCATGGCGTCCATCTTCTCGCAGCTGGCTCGCGAAGGCCGTCTGGCCGTGGTCGATTCGATCAAGGTCGACTCGCCCAAGACCAAGCCGCTGGCAGCCCGTTTCAAGGCGATGAATCTCGAGTCCGTGCTCGTGATCGCCGAAGAAGTCGACGAAAACCTGTACCTTGCCTCGCGCAATCTGGTCAACGTTCTCGTGGTCGAACCCCGCTA
This is a stretch of genomic DNA from Variovorax paradoxus. It encodes these proteins:
- the fusA gene encoding elongation factor G, encoding MSRKTPIERYRNIGISAHIDAGKTTTTERILFYTGVNHKIGEVHDGAATMDWMEQEQERGITITSAATTCFWKGMAGKFDEHRINIIDTPGHVDFTIEVERSMRVLDGAVMVYDAVGGVQPQSETVWRQANKYKVPRLAFVNKMDRTGADFLRVRQMMVDRLKANPVVIQIPIGAEEHFQGIVDLVKMKAIIWDEDKGVTFQYGEIPANLTDVCNEYREKLVEAAAEASEELMNKYLEGGELSEEEIKKAIRQRTIAGEIQPMLCGSAFKNKGVQAMLDAVVEYMPAPTDIPPVNGLDEDEAPVIRKADDNEKFSALAFKLMTDPFVGQLTFVRVYSGVLTKGDSVYNPVRGKKERIGRIVQMHANNREEVNEIRAGDIAACVGLKEVTTGETLCDPTAIVTLERMVFPESVISQAVEPKTKADQEKMGIALQRLAQEDPSFRVKTDEESGQTIIAGMGELHLEIIVDRMKREFGVEANVGKPQVAYRETIRKTVEDAEGKFVRQSGGKGQYGHVILKLEPQEAGKGFEFVDAIKGGVVPREYIPAVEKGVVEALTQGVLAGYPVVDVKVTLHFGSYHDVDSNEMAFKMAAIFGFKEGARKASPVILEPMMAVEVETPEDYAGNVMGDLSSRRGMVQGMDDMVGGGKAIKAEVPLSEMFGYSTTLRSMSQGRATYTMEFKHYAEAPRNVAEAIVAARAK
- the tuf gene encoding elongation factor Tu, giving the protein MAKGKFTRTKPHVNVGTIGHVDHGKTTLTAAIATVLSAKFGGEAKAYDQIDAAPEEKARGITINTAHVEYETANRHYAHVDCPGHADYVKNMITGAAQMDGAILVCSAADGPMPQTREHILLARQVGVGYIIVFLNKCDMVDDKELLELVEMEVRELLDKYEFPGDDTPIIHGSAKLALEGDKGELGEGAIMKLAEALDTYIPTPERAVDGTFLMPVEDVFSISGRGTVVTGAVERGVIKVGEEIEIVGIRPTVKTTCTGVEMFRKLLDQGQAGDNVGVLLRGTKREEVERGQVLCKPGSIKPHTHFTAEVYVLSKDEGGRHTPFFNNYRPQFYFRTTDVTGAIELPKDKEMVMPGDNVSITVKLINPIAMEEGLRFAIREGGRTVGSGVVAKILDI
- the rpsJ gene encoding 30S ribosomal protein S10; this encodes MATKQKIRIRLKAFDYKLIDQSAAEIVDTAKRTGAIVKGPVPLPTRMKRFDILRSPHVNKTSRDQLEIRTHQRLMDIVDPTDKTVDALMKLDLPAGVDVEIKLQ
- the rplC gene encoding 50S ribosomal protein L3, coding for MSLSNSLGLLGRKVGMMRLFTDDGDAVPVTVVDVSNNRVTQIKSQETDGYVALQVTFGSRKASRVTKPEAGHLAKAGVEAGEIIQEFRVTADTAGQHKAGGVIAVTSVFSVGQKVDVQGTSIGKGYAGTIKRHNMSSQRASHGNSRSHNVPGSIGMAQDPGRVFPGKRMTGHLGDVTRTTQNLDVFRIDEARQLLLIKGAIPGSKGGFVTVRPAVKAKPQAAQGAK
- the rplD gene encoding 50S ribosomal protein L4, whose protein sequence is MELELLNEQGQAASKYDAPETVFGRDYNEDLVHQIVVAFQANARQGTRAQKDREQVKHSTKKPFKQKGTGRARAGMTSSPLWRGGGRIFPNMPDENFSQKINKKMYRAGMASIFSQLAREGRLAVVDSIKVDSPKTKPLAARFKAMNLESVLVIAEEVDENLYLASRNLVNVLVVEPRYADPVSLVHYKKVLVTKGAVDKLKEMFA